The following coding sequences lie in one Acidobacteriota bacterium genomic window:
- a CDS encoding DNA-binding protein: MSTHHFTLIVDGPDVQSGAVVDALYEAGCDDALIGRTDGIQYAEFDREAAGLVEAVLSAVADIERVDGVKVVRIADAGLVSMADIAARTGRTREGVRLLVTGARGPGGFPPPVTDPRGRYRLWRWSDVERWLATSLGEETATVEDHALAAISASLELRHHGHRLGAGRRTSLRVLAGL; encoded by the coding sequence ATGTCGACCCATCACTTCACGCTGATCGTCGACGGCCCGGATGTTCAGAGCGGTGCGGTCGTCGATGCCCTGTACGAGGCGGGGTGCGACGATGCGCTGATCGGTCGAACGGACGGCATCCAGTACGCGGAGTTCGACCGCGAGGCCGCGGGGCTTGTGGAAGCCGTATTGTCGGCGGTCGCCGACATCGAGCGGGTCGATGGGGTGAAAGTCGTCCGGATAGCAGACGCCGGCTTGGTGTCGATGGCGGACATCGCCGCTCGTACCGGTCGCACGCGAGAAGGGGTGCGGCTGCTGGTGACTGGCGCCCGCGGCCCGGGAGGTTTTCCGCCGCCGGTCACCGATCCACGCGGCCGGTACAGGCTGTGGCGCTGGTCGGACGTGGAACGATGGCTGGCGACGAGCCTCGGGGAAGAGACGGCGACGGTAGAGGATCACGCGTTGGCTGCCATCAGCGCCAGCCTGGAGCTCCGTCATCACGGGCACCGGCTCGGCGCCGGCCGGCGAACGAGTCTGCGGGTGCTGGCGGGCCTGTAA